In Amia ocellicauda isolate fAmiCal2 chromosome 7, fAmiCal2.hap1, whole genome shotgun sequence, the genomic window ACTGATAATCAATGGTACAAAAAACTTTCAGCCATCCAATTAGTTGGAAATCATTCTTTCAAATCCGTAATCCGTTTTCTGTGTATATCCGTTTCATCTGCATTGTTTGCTTTCctgtagtgtgtgcagttcTCTAATTTTATAAGATGTATGGCAGTTTAAATATAATACCTTTACTCATTCTCTTATTTTATGATTttgcttttcttgttttcttgtgaAATCTAAGCTCTGTATCGCCATACtttgtttattaatatattttacataaggAAGAGAAACTGCAGTAATATGAAAACTAGCAGAATGCTAAGAGCTAATGTGAGATGCCTGCCCTATTTAACAGAGTAACTGAGTTTACACTGTggacacagaaataaaaattaCACTTTATTTAGCTTTGTTTTAGTCTTGGTGGCATATAACTTCTTAGCTTatgcttttcatttttcattttcaagtgtgaatacagcatttttttttaaagctgtaaaTGCAATGTAAACATTTTCTTAATACAAAATTGGAAAAGCATTATGAAGACCAATCTATGGCTACTTAGTGTGAGATGAAGATTTGAAGCTCAATGCAAACAAGTGAACATGTTACTGATAATGGAACTATTTATTCACTATATTGGCtagtttcaattaaaatgttgacccacctgctaatggCAAACTACCAACATATGCAGCATAGATTCATGATTAAACAGACATTTATGTTTGAAAGCAAGTAATATCTTACAGTAAATGAAGCCACCACATAGTAGTTTGTAGTTAGTCACTATTAGTGGATGtgacaaagttttgatttaatcacagTTCATGTAACATTTAGAAAAACTCTTTTACGGATGCTAAACTTTGAATCAAAATTAATAAACTACATTGATTAATCATATCTTAATTATTATATGTAAAGCATGAAGAAGAAACTTAGAACCTGATCTAGTTATTTATTGAGTTTCTTTATAGTTTTTCTGGGttaatcaaaataatgtaattctggagcaaaaccagaaaaaattaaaagtatttACATGTTAGGAACTGGTCTCCCCAAGAGggctttctttgtgtttttctctggATGAAGCAgaataatgtaacattttggaACAAATATCGCGATCAGGAGACCGAAGCTTGAAGCCAAGATGGCAAATATCTCGACAGCATCCGAGTATTTCCCCGGAGAGCTGACATACGCTGGAATGAAAGCGATCCAAACTGCACAGAAGATGAGCATGCTGAAAGTGATGAACTTGGCTTCATTAAAGTTATCTGGCAGATTTCTGGCCAGGAAAGCCAACAGAAAGCACACACTGGCTAGCAAGCCTATGTACCCAAGCAGGCAGCTAAATCCTGTGATTGATCCAACATTACACTCAAAAATCATTTTTGAGTTTTGGTACTTGGTGTTTTTAAAGGGCAAAGGAGGAGCCACTGTCAGCCATATGATACAGATCACAGCTTGGATTACTGTAAATACAAAGACAGTGCCTCTCTGTTGGGCAGCTCCAAACCATTTCATGACATTGTTATCAGGAAGTGTGGCTTTAAATGCCATTATGACAACAATAGTTTTTACAAGAATACAAGAGATACACAACACAAAGCTGATTCCAAACACAACATGTCTCAGCATACAAGTCAAGTGCAGTGGCTGGCCAATAAAGAGCAACGAGCAAAGAAAGCAGAGAATCAATGAAAGCAGCAGGAGGAAGCTCAGTTCTGAGTTGTTGGCTTTTACAACTGGGGTGTTCCTGTAGTAAATGAACACGGCTAAAACTGCAGCTGAAACACATGACCCGAACAGTGAGACTGATGTCAGTGAAATTCCCAGAGGCTCCTCATAGGAGAGAAACTCaatgtccttcagcacacaTTTGTATCTTCTTGGGTTAGACCAGAAATCTGGTGGGCATTTAAAACACTCAGTAGaatctgaaagaaaaagaagTAAGGCCAAAGGTCATTCTTTAAACACTGACTTTAGAATGTACATGCCATTTGATACACtgagacaaaataaacatgacCCTGAATATCTTTTTCAATTTTCTTTCACAATGGGTGAACATAAAAAATAGGTAATCTTTGCCTACCAGTGTGGTTGCTGATTTCTCCCTCTGCACAAGGTACACAGTCGAAACAGCAGAGTGGCTCCCCTTTCCTGGCTGCCTTTCTAGTCCCAGGCAGACAGCTTTCACTGCACACAGACCTGGGGGGCTAGAGAAGAATAATAAAAGCTTTAGTGCATGCTGCAGTAATTCTGTCAGACTTGTATCTTCTCAAGGGAAGTTTGATGCAAGTCCATCTTTAGTgaaatctttctttctttcatggtGTATTGTTTTATAGTTATGTTTGCTTTACAGTTTCTCATTACATTATGATATAAACATGTGATATAGTTTGTAGAATTAAAGAAAGATTATATAATCTGCAATATAGATTTAAATATAGTGCACTTCACATCTTCTTCATTGCAGCAAATCCACTTATAGGACATACAATGTTAGAGGCAAAGTTCCAGAAGATCTTGTCCTCTTGAAGTGTAAGTTCCTGTCCAGCAGGAGCCGACTCATCGAACAGACCgattgtttctattttcacaGAGCCGTCGTCGGCCCTCTGCCAGTTCATCACATCATAGATTGCCAGAGCATCTCCGTTCTCATCAAAGGACACCCTGTCTCCATACTGAGTAGTGAAGTTCACTCTCTTCAGGTAGTGCAGGAGcttgaaaatgaaaagcaaacaaaatgtttatcTAAATTACTTTCCAACAAGTGAACAGAAGATAATTTAATTTCTAGATTAAATTGATCAGtttactgttttatttaatttagattattttgaaatatccctttaattaaaaaaaataattgttttacagAGTAAACATATTCACTTGCGGGTTTTCACTTAAAATCAGAGTATTCACTTCTGGAAAAGTTTTCTTACCTGCCAGGGCTGCACATGTGTGATGTCAGCACAGGAGTTATTTTCAAAGGGCCCTTTTCCTGATTCACAGAACATCAGATCATGAAGGGAATGTGCCAAGGCGTACACTGCTTTATAAACATTGTAGGATGCCCTCAATTCTGACACGTCAGTATAGGCAGTCTGTGTACTCTTGATATCCTCTGATCCTGTACATATTTTGCTCTTTAGCAGCTCTGAAGTATTTGAACTAATTGTTTTCAATTggaatttgcaattgaacatttCTTCCCAGAACTGGTTGATTAAATTGTTGTTGCTGTCAAGGTCAGTTCGAACCTGGAGGAGAAACTCTTTCAGCCCTGGGATTTCTCCTCTGCGAATGGCGATTCCTATTGTGCCACCAAATGATCTGAACGTTTCTGCACTAAGTATTACAGTGGAGGTAGTCCAGGCTTCACTGGCAATCCACTGTCTGTCTCGGATGTCTTGCTGAGAGATTTCTTTAGCTAAAGGAATAAAATATGCTTCTGAggaaaatacaacaataactTTTGCTGTTGACTGCTTAATAGTTTGCACAATTTTAAGTAGCTGAGTCTTTGTGCTGACACTGGAGAGAGTTTCTGAGAAAGCTATGCAGCCAAACTTATTTACCTCCTCAATAAAAGTCTTGACAGCATACTGACCATAGTCATCACTGCTTGCTATGGTCCCCACCCAGGTCCATCCATAGTGCTTGATAATTTTAATCATGGCTTTGACTTGGAAATTATCACTTGGAATAGTCCTGAAAAATGACGGGAACTCTTTTCTGTTGCTTAAACAGGAGCATGTGGCATAATAGctgacctgaaacacacacacatagaaaatCAAACTGGTATTCTGTGTAAATAACTGAATACTTAGGTGTATGAAAATGTTATCTTGCTTGTATCAATGTTTACAGTACCAGAGGCATCTGGAAGAGACCCAGCATCCTCGATATGGCAATAGAATGTGTCGACCCAGGATCCCCAACAATGCCTAAGACTGGGGGTGTCCCTGTACAGTTGTAGTCAATGAAAGTGTTGcccactccactgatcagggcTGTGGCTGCTCGAAATGCCACGGCCAGGTTGACACAGTTGTCATACAGCCTGTAGCCCAGAGTGATGTTAGGAAGAAGCACAGGGTCTCTGTTTATTTCCTCAATAGCAAAAACCATAGTCTGTGCCCACTGGAAAGCTGCAAAATAAAAGCTGACATGGCAAATCATGTAcaaatttctgaaaataaatctatGAACAAAATGAACAGTATTTTACAATATGTTTTAGCGTTTGATGTTATAGTTTAAAAATCATAAAGTGATTAAAATCTCAATAGTGTTCTTTCAGCAGATCCCTATTCCATTCAGTGATATTTACTTACCTCCCACATCTTAGCTTGACGGGTTTAGCAGTGAAGGATAATTCCGGATTAATTGCTGTAATATGCGTTTCAAAAACTCCCCCAAAAACAATATCACCATTTTTATACATtccattcaactgaaaatgttcTTGAAGCTTACAAATGGGCTCTTCAAGAGCAAGAGTATGACAATCTAAACCCAGTACTAATGCTATtgcacagagagagactttCATTTTTGCAGAATACAGAACCTGATTTATTCTAATGTAAGAAATCTCTGTTATATAGACAATATCTATTCCCTTAGGGAGTGCTTTGCAAAGCAGTTCTAAAAGTATCATGCTAGGTGAAATCCCACAGCTAaatcaaatggaaaacaaagatATTAGAATCCACAGGTCATTATTACTAAACCAAACTGAagtgtttacattacatttggttataataatgcaaatagctataatattatatatacacataatacaaataataattataatactaataattattattattattattattaaagggtgtttaattattatttaattattattattattattattattattattattatttagaagacacctttatccaaggcaacttGTTTTATCAAACTAACATGCAATGtactacatatacacacacaacataacAAGGGGAACAGTATGTATTTTATCAATATCAATCTATTTTGCAATATATTACAGAGAACAATATAACATATAcagctttggaaaaaaataagagaacacttaacattgatttctgaacttcgagtggtctcttaattttttccagagctgttttTATCTTAAAATGATAATTCatacacattaaactgtacatgtTTTTCCTGTTAGCTTGATACCCAGCTTCATCAGTTCAGTCAACATTGTTCATTTAGCATTTGCATCTACTCAATTTGTAATCACTTGATTTACAGTCAATGCACCATTGAGTAAAAAGCTGCACAAATCAGTTTACTATTTCTGAATAAGtaaatactaatatatatttgtttgttatcACATTTGCAAGAGTGAATGTGGCTCCTTTTGCTGAGCTATATTCATATTCTCTGTAACCAGCTGCTGGTGTCCacgcagagcaggcagagtgaaTTTGAGCTGCTGTAGGAGTGAGGGAGGTGCTCTGGTGTTGTGCGTTTAGGAGAGCACCGTCCTCAGGGGCTGCAGTGATCCAGGCCCAGGTGTCAGTCACAGGGAAGAGCAGAAAGGGAACTAACAGAGAAACCTACATTTTTGCCTCCCCTCAGTCTGTGCCTCACCGTTCAGCCTACAGACATTATAAAGCTTATTAGGAGAGTGTAAGCACTTGTCTGTGAATACAATGACAATTCCTGGTTTTAATAGCAGAAATTTGTTTTCTATGTGTGAAAGAAACCCATTACAGGGATAAATAATTGCAATAGTTTACTTAACCAATGTTAtatatctgattttttttttttatcttaatttttttctgaTATGTTTGCAAATAAGGAATTATAAACTTAAGTTGTAACAATTAATTTGATGAGCAGCTTCAGCAAAATAATCGCTTTTCCTTAACTTCTAACAGGAACCagtcacctttttttttttttttttactaaacacAGTAAACAAGCTATACTATAGTAGTCTGATTCTTTGTGTAATTAGttgcttttctcagaaattattcaatacagtatCAAGCAGGAGAATGGAACTGACAAATAAACTGGCAGATTTTAGGTTTTCAACTGACAGAAGTGACATCGAAAAGTGCAATTTTTACctggaaaaacaatacaatattattttttaacccaaaaaagacattcatatttaattccCCCTGACACATACTGCATTTTTCTGACTATAAAAtgttagaaaataataaaataaatataatatagaaAGTATCGCAGACGATCAACCATTTAGGAAAACCACTTTATTTACATTCAGAATATTACATTAGTGCATGTAGATTATAGTTTTGGGGGTTGCCAGAAGGATTGTGAAGGTTTGCAATTATATTAACACTTTCTGCTCTTTTCACATCTTAGTTGTTAAATCAACATTTTCTATTTAAAGCAAGAGGAAAGATAATATCAGATTAGGAAACTAATGAAAGGAAAATTGAAGAAAGTACATTTTGAGTTACTTCTTAGGAGCTGCTCTCCGCATGAGGGATTTCTTGGTGTTTTTCTCTGGATGAAGCAGAATTATGTAACATTTTGGAGCAAATATCGCAATGAGGAGACCGAAGCTTGAAGCCAAGATGGCAAATATCTCGACAGCGTCCGAGTATTTCCCCGGAGAGCTGACATACGCTGGAATGAAAGCGATCCAAACTGCACAGAAGATGAGCATGCTGAAAGTGATGAACTTGGCTTCATTAAAGTTATCTGGCAGATTTCTTGCCAGGAAAGCCAGCAGAAAGCACACACTGGCTAGCAAGCCTATGTAACTAAGCAGGCAGCTAAATCCAGTGATGGATCCAACGTTACACTCAAAAATGATTTTTGAGTtttgatattctgtgtttttgAAAGGCACAGGGGATGCTGTGCTCAGCCATATGATACAGATCACAGCTTGGATTACTGTAAATACAAAGACAGTGCCTCTCTGTTGGGCAGCTCCAAACCATTTCATGACATTGTTATCAGGAAGTGTGGCTTTAAATGCCATTATGACAACAATAGTTTTGACGAGAATACAAGagatacacaaaacaaagctgATTCCAAACACAACATGTCTCAGCATACAAGTCAAGTGCAGTGGCTGGCCAATAAAGAGCAACGAGCAAAGAAAGCAGAGAATCAATGAAAGCAGCAGGAGGAAGCTCAGTTCTGAGTTGTTGGCTTTTACAACTGGGGTGTTCCTGTAGTAAATGAACACGGCTAAAACTGTAGTTGAAACACACGACCCGAACAGTGAGATTGTTGACAAGGAAATTCCCAGAGGCTCCTCATAGGAGAGAAACTCaatgtccttcagcacacactggTCTCTTCTCGGGTTGGACCAGAAATCTGCTGGACATTTGACACACTCAATAGaatctgagagagagaataaaacatatttttcttcaAATTTTCAGATCAAAACCTACACAGTTTTCCAGTATATTGAGATCATCACAAATCTTAaatcctgatttttttttctttttcattaaacAGATCAATGATCTCCTGCATAGTCCTGACAATGAGAAGGCGATCTatacaatttaattttataGACCATGTGCCCTGTGCATTGACCATTGTGTTGAGTGAAGCTCTCTGTGTTTCAACTTTACTAAATTCTGAAAATACATGGATATGTAATTGCCACCTGCCTACCAGTGTGGTTGCTGATTTCTCCCTCTGCACAAGGTATACAGTCGAAACAGCAGAGTGGCTCCCCTTTCCTGGCTGCCTTTCTGGTACCAGGCAGACAGCTTTCACTGCACACAGACCTGGGGGGCTAGTAAAGTGCATTACACACATTCATGTGATAATGCAAAAATTAAGCATcaataaaaaatgttaatgtatttattaatgctcCTGCAGTGAAATCTTTCTGGCATTTTATGTATAATTTTGCCGTGACATCAAGTAATTCAGGTGCGGATTAAGGAAAATGCATCATTTGGATATGGAATGACAACCAGGCCATGGTAGTGAAATTAACATTTTCTTCAGAAATTAATATCACTTAAATGCATGACTTACAGTGTTTGAATTGAAATTCCAAAAGATCTTGTCCTCTTGGAGTGTAAGTTCCTGTCCAGCAGGAGCCGACTCATCGAACAGACCgattgtttctattttcacaGAGCCGTCGTCGGCCCTCTGCCAGTTCATCACATCATAGATTGCCAGAGCATCTCCATTCTCATCAAAGGACACCCTGTCTCCATAGTGAGTAGTGAAGTTGACTCTCTTCAGGTAGTGCAGGAGCTTGATATGGGCATGAAACACATGAAAATTAAGCagaatttttttaatgaatgcctTTGTATTATATAAAAAGATCAATATTTCTTAAATACATGCTAATTGAACTATTACAGAtaagttattttcatttttctttcttaaaaaaaaaaacattttagctGGAACTGCTGACCAGGGCAACATTATTTACCAGATACTTTTATGACAAAGGGAGTCTTGATTTGCAGTTGTCATCACTGGAATGCACATTTTGGTTTGACTTTTCAgtaacattcattttaattgaaaatggcATAAGAGTGTACTCCCCAATGGCAATCATGTTTAAAAGATTCAAGAAAGACCACATGTATTACAGATGTATGTAAGAACCCAGGTGACATTTTCCAGGTTATGATtcaatattttagttttctagttttcaattcattttaaaaataacagttaacagtttgaagaaaaaaaaaaagttacaaataAAGAATGTATCTCACCTGCCAGGGCTGCACACGTGTGATGTCGGCACAGGAGTTATTTTCAAAGGGCCCTTTTCCAGATTCACAGGACATCAGGTTATGAAGGGAATGTGCCAAGGTGTACACTgctttataaacattgtatgaTGCCCTCAAATCTGACACGTCACTATAAGCAGTCTGTGTACTCTCGATATCCTCTGATCCTGTACATATTCTGCTGCTTCCCAGATCTGATGAACTcttattattcattttgtttgggAATTCACATTTGAACATTTCTTCCCAAAACTGGTTGACTAAATTATTATTGGGGTTGAATACAGGTCGAACCCGGAGGAGAAACTCTTTCAGCCCTGGGATTTCTCCTCTGCGAATGGCAATTCCTATTGTGCCACCAAATGAGCTGAACGTTTCCTCATTGAGTATTCCAGTTGCAGTTGTCCAGGATTCACTGGCAATCCACTGTCTGTATGTAATGTTTTGGTGAATAATTTCTTTAACTAATGGAATAAATTGTGATTCTAACAAGAACACAATGATAACTCTTGCAGTTGACTGTTTGATGGTGTTGACGATTTGAAGGATTCTACTCTTGGCGTTGACACTGGGCAGAGTTTCTGAGAACGATATGCAGCCAAATGTATTTACCTCCTCAATAAAAGTCTTTACAGCAAATTGACCATAGTCATCATCACTTGCTATGGTCCCCACCCAAGTCCATCCATAGTGCTTAATAATTTGAATCATGGCTTTGACTTGGAAAGCATCACTTGGAACAGTCCTGAAGAAAGAAGGGAACTCTTTTCTGTTGCTTAAACAAGAGCATGTGGCATAATAGCTGACCTGGAaatccacaaacacacacacagaaaatgctaattaaaataaatgattgaacaaatgcataattagtAGGAGAAGTAGCTTACATCAATGTTTACTGTACCAGAGGCATCCGGAAAAGTCCCAGCATTCTTGAAATGGCAATAGAATGTGACGACATAGGATCCCCAACAATGCCTAAGACTGGGGGTTTCCCTGTACAGCTGTAGTCGGTGAAAGTGTCGCCCACTCCGCTGATCAGGGCTGTGGCTGCCCGAAATGCCACGGCCAGGTTAACACAGTTGTCATACAGCCTGTAGCCCAGAGTGATGTTAGGAAGAAGGGCAGGCTCTCTGTTTATTTCCTCGATAGCAAAAACCATGGTCTGTGCCCACTGGAATCCTACAAAATCAAGACTGTGAGAAGAAACATATTGTGTAACAAGGTTAgagaaattaattattttaataatatgaatGATGGTAAGAGATGTgctttaaaaaatggaaagtgTTAAAACAGTTAAAGGCAAAAGAATATTTTTGTAGCTGCTCATTTGTAAATTCTGATTATAAGTTTATCTCTGTAAAATTAATTAGGTAGATAGCCATTGCAATCAGTGATGTTAACTTACCCCCTACATCTCATCTTGTCTGGTTTTGTAGTGTAAGACAGTTCAGGTTGAACTGATGTAACATGTATGATAAATAATCCCCCTAAAAGAATATCACCATTTTTATTCAATCCATTCAATTCCATTTTTTCTTGAAGTTTACAAATCGGCTCTTCAAAAGCAAGT contains:
- the LOC136753867 gene encoding extracellular calcium-sensing receptor-like; the protein is MYKNGDIVFGGVFETHITAINPELSFTAKPVKLRCGSFYFAAFQWAQTMVFAIEEINRDPVLLPNITLGYRLYDNCVNLAVAFRAATALISGVGNTFIDYNCTGTPPVLGIVGDPGSTHSIAISRMLGLFQMPLVSYYATCSCLSNRKEFPSFFRTIPSDNFQVKAMIKIIKHYGWTWVGTIASSDDYGQYAVKTFIEEVNKFGCIAFSETLSSVSTKTQLLKIVQTIKQSTAKVIVVFSSEAYFIPLAKEISQQDIRDRQWIASEAWTTSTVILSAETFRSFGGTIGIAIRRGEIPGLKEFLLQVRTDLDSNNNLINQFWEEMFNCKFQLKTISSNTSELLKSKICTGSEDIKSTQTAYTDVSELRASYNVYKAVYALAHSLHDLMFCESGKGPFENNSCADITHVQPWQLLHYLKRVNFTTQYGDRVSFDENGDALAIYDVMNWQRADDGSVKIETIGLFDESAPAGQELTLQEDKIFWNFASNIPPRSVCSESCLPGTRKAARKGEPLCCFDCVPCAEGEISNHTDSTECFKCPPDFWSNPRRYKCVLKDIEFLSYEEPLGISLTSVSLFGSCVSAAVLAVFIYYRNTPVVKANNSELSFLLLLSLILCFLCSLLFIGQPLHLTCMLRHVVFGISFVLCISCILVKTIVVIMAFKATLPDNNVMKWFGAAQQRGTVFVFTVIQAVICIIWLTVAPPLPFKNTKYQNSKMIFECNVGSITGFSCLLGYIGLLASVCFLLAFLARNLPDNFNEAKFITFSMLIFCAVWIAFIPAYVSSPGKYSDAVEIFAILASSFGLLIAIFVPKCYIILLHPEKNTKKALLGRPVPNM
- the LOC136754102 gene encoding extracellular calcium-sensing receptor-like, whose amino-acid sequence is MRCRGLDFVGFQWAQTMVFAIEEINREPALLPNITLGYRLYDNCVNLAVAFRAATALISGVGDTFTDYSCTGKPPVLGIVGDPMSSHSIAISRMLGLFRMPLVSYYATCSCLSNRKEFPSFFRTVPSDAFQVKAMIQIIKHYGWTWVGTIASDDDYGQFAVKTFIEEVNTFGCISFSETLPSVNAKSRILQIVNTIKQSTARVIIVFLLESQFIPLVKEIIHQNITYRQWIASESWTTATGILNEETFSSFGGTIGIAIRRGEIPGLKEFLLRVRPVFNPNNNLVNQFWEEMFKCEFPNKMNNKSSSDLGSSRICTGSEDIESTQTAYSDVSDLRASYNVYKAVYTLAHSLHNLMSCESGKGPFENNSCADITRVQPWQLLHYLKRVNFTTHYGDRVSFDENGDALAIYDVMNWQRADDGSVKIETIGLFDESAPAGQELTLQEDKIFWNFNSNTPPRSVCSESCLPGTRKAARKGEPLCCFDCIPCAEGEISNHTDSIECVKCPADFWSNPRRDQCVLKDIEFLSYEEPLGISLSTISLFGSCVSTTVLAVFIYYRNTPVVKANNSELSFLLLLSLILCFLCSLLFIGQPLHLTCMLRHVVFGISFVLCISCILVKTIVVIMAFKATLPDNNVMKWFGAAQQRGTVFVFTVIQAVICIIWLSTASPVPFKNTEYQNSKIIFECNVGSITGFSCLLSYIGLLASVCFLLAFLARNLPDNFNEAKFITFSMLIFCAVWIAFIPAYVSSPGKYSDAVEIFAILASSFGLLIAIFAPKCYIILLHPEKNTKKSLMRRAAPKK